The Halorhodospira halophila SL1 genomic sequence TCACCGCCCCGATCCAGGGACAGGTCCAGCCAGGCCCGCTCGAGATCGCCCGGCAGAGCTGCCAGCCAGTCCGGATCCATGTTGCGCGGATCCTCACCGATGGACAGCGCCGCCAGACCGGCCGCGATGACCTGCTCGACCTCCTGACGACTGAGTTCCGGATGCTCGGCCTGGATCATGCCGCGCTGCATGACCGCGGTGGGTACCAGCGGGCTGAGATCCATGCCGTCCAGGGACTCGCCGGCGTCCAGGCGCTCGCGCACCTCGTCCACCAGCCCTTGGTGCTCCTCGGAGGCCTCGAACAGCGTCCGGTACTCGGCCAGCTGCTCACCGTGCTCGTCGGAGAAGATGTCCTTGGCGAACTCGGTGTTGGCCCCCAGGCCGTGGGTGGCCATCGCCTGGATCGCCAGGAAGGTGAACATCAGGGCACCGACGCCCACCGGGGACATCCAGGTCTGTTGCGGCGCAAACGGACGCGGGTTCTGGTTCGAGAACGCCCACATGGTGAACGACGGGGAGGCCATGATGCCGCCCAGCGCCAGCATGTAGGTGATGTTCATGACGCCGGTCCAGACACCGCCCTGGGCGTTGGCCGCGGCACCGACCCACTGGATGGCACCCGGGATGGCGACATAGCCACTGGCACCGCTATCCCCCGGCACCATGCCCGGCGAGACCTCACCCGCACCACCGGTGGCGGTCTCCCACTCGACCAGGCCGGCAATCACGTGCGTGAAGTTGTTCCAGCCGCCGATGTAGTAGAGCGTCACGACGCCGATGACGAAGATGCCCACAATGAGCAAAACAGCCTGCGCCGCGTCCACGTACGCCACGGCGCGCAGACCGCCCGAGGCCACGTAGAACAGCACCACCGCGGACAGCAGCCACATGCCGATCTCGACGCCCATCCAGCCGTCGGTGAGCACGTGGAACAGGAAGCCCGAGGCGCGCAGCTGAATCCCCAGGTACGGCACTGCGAAGATCAGCGCCACAATGAGGATCAGGATGCGGATCGAGTCCGTCCGGAAGTAGTCCGCGAACATCTCGCCCGGCGTGACGTAACCCCAACGCTTGCCAATCATCCATTGGCGCTTGAGGAACAGCATGCCGGTGAACGGGATGCAGATGGAGTAGAACGAGGCGTAGGCGTACTGCAGGCCGTCCTCGTAGATCAGGCCCGGGTGTCCTACGAACGTCCACCCTGAGAACGATGTGGCCGTTGCCGCCAGTATGAAGACCCACATACTGACGGAGCGCCCGGCCACGAAGTAGTCGCTGGCTGTGCGCGACCAAAGGTATCCCTTGATACCCCAGAAGATGCAGTAGCCCCAGTACAGGCCTACAAACACCAACAGCCATATGGCCATAGCTGACATTCGTGTCTCCCCCTCACATTTCTTGAGTTATGAGGTGTTGCAATCCCCCCGCAGGGGTCGGCGGTCTCTAGCGAAAACCGTGCCACCCGCCCCAGAGCGCTTAACCCACTGATGGGCCTTGGCCCCGCAGCACGACCATGCGTCCACGCGTTACCTTCGGTAACAAGCCACGTTCCCAGGGGTAACACCAGTGGGTAACACCCGCGCAGCGGTTTGTCTCTGCCGCCGGGGTTGGGCATGATCAAAGCGAGCAGACCCCCGCACAGGAGAAGCGCCGATGGCCGCCGGAGCGAACAGCCCCGGGGAGCAAAACCCGTCCGCCGACACGCTGGACGTCGGTCGCCTGGCCGAGAACGAGGTCTTCCGCAACCTTGATGAACAGTTACTGCGCGCACTGCTGGCGCGTGGCAGGGTTCATCACCTGGAAAGCGGCGACGTGCTCTTCCACCTCGGCGACCCGGACCGCGACACCCTCTATATTCTCTACGAGGGGCGGGTCGAGCTGCGCGACGCCCACAACGTGGTCACCGTCCGCGAGCCGGTGACCCTGCTCGGGCTGTCGAGCTACTTCGACGACGAGCCCTACACCCTCACCGCCCGGGCCACCCGGCCGTCGCTGGTGGTCGGCATCCCCTTCGAGGATGTGCGCACCCTCGAGCGCGAACACCCGCCCCTGGCCGACGCCTTGAGCCGCATTATCGCCGACCGGATCCGCGCCAACTCCTGGCAGCATCGCGGCAGCCCCACCGGTGCCCTGTCGCAGCCGGCGCGCACCGCCATGTCCACGCCGCTGACCTACCAGCAGCCGGACTGCAGCCTGGGCGAAGCCTTCCGCTTCATGGACGAACGCAAGATCGGCAGCATCGGCGTGCTCGACGAGGCCGGCGGTCTGGTCGGCCTGGCCACGCTGCGCACCATCGGTCGCGCCATCTTCACCCGGGGGCTGACCCCCGAAGCCTCCATCGTCGAGGCCGCCGAGCGGATCACCGCCATCGGCCCCGAGACGCCGCTATCCGAGGCCAAGGACATCCAGGCGCGGGAGAACGTCAAGTACCTGGTGGTC encodes the following:
- a CDS encoding sodium:solute symporter family transporter, whose amino-acid sequence is MSAMAIWLLVFVGLYWGYCIFWGIKGYLWSRTASDYFVAGRSVSMWVFILAATATSFSGWTFVGHPGLIYEDGLQYAYASFYSICIPFTGMLFLKRQWMIGKRWGYVTPGEMFADYFRTDSIRILILIVALIFAVPYLGIQLRASGFLFHVLTDGWMGVEIGMWLLSAVVLFYVASGGLRAVAYVDAAQAVLLIVGIFVIGVVTLYYIGGWNNFTHVIAGLVEWETATGGAGEVSPGMVPGDSGASGYVAIPGAIQWVGAAANAQGGVWTGVMNITYMLALGGIMASPSFTMWAFSNQNPRPFAPQQTWMSPVGVGALMFTFLAIQAMATHGLGANTEFAKDIFSDEHGEQLAEYRTLFEASEEHQGLVDEVRERLDAGESLDGMDLSPLVPTAVMQRGMIQAEHPELSRQEVEQVIAAGLAALSIGEDPRNMDPDWLAALPGDLERAWLDLSLDRGGDSELVPQLLNMLEAAAPWLAALLAVCALAAMQSTGAAYMSTTSGMFTRDLLRRYIMPSASNQAQVVAGRVFVTILVLAALTVATVTTDALVLLGGLATAMGTQMWVPLAAICFFPWLTRPGVVWGLGVGIVAVLMTENIGIDLLAAAGVDVPWGRWPLTIHSAGWGLVLNALVAVVVSAMTQNNKEDYDHRMTVHAFLREHASLPAEKRHLIPIAFTIVIGWWIFAFGPGALLGNWVFGDPTNPDTWWFLGLPSIVVWQLLWWVIGIYMMWFTCYKCEMSTVPEKEIEVLFDEDQGKARYDVSRP